A genome region from Brassica oleracea var. oleracea cultivar TO1000 chromosome C2, BOL, whole genome shotgun sequence includes the following:
- the LOC106326731 gene encoding synaptotagmin-4, with protein sequence MGFLFGLFIGIAVSIGLVVSFARYSNVRSIRRAELARTIAAFARMTVQDSRKLLPGEFYPSWVVFSQRQKLNWLNLELEKIWPYVNEAASELIRSSVEPVLEQYTPAMIASLKFSKLTLGTVAPQFTGVSILENESGPNGITMELEMQWDGNPKIVLDVKTLLGVALPIEVKNVGFTGVFRLIFKPLVDEFPCFGALSYSLREKKGLDFTLKVVGGELTSIPGISDALEETILDAIEDSITWPVRKIIPILPGDYSDLELKPVGTLDVKLVQAKDLSNKDLIGKSDPYAVVFIRPLPNKTKKTKTISNSLNPIWNEHFEFVVEDVSTQHLTVRVFDDEGVGSSQLIGAAQVPLNELEPGKVKDIWLKLVKDLVVQRDTKNRGQVQLELLYCPLGKESGFKNPFNPNYSLTILEKVLKPESEDSDATDVKSSQSPKKTDVIVRGVLSVTVVAAEDLPAVDFMGKADPFVVITLKKSEAKSKTRVVPDSLNPVWNQTFDFVVEDALHDLLILEVWDHDKFGKDKIGRVIMTLTRVMLEGEFQEWYALDGAKSGKLCIHLKWTPRLKLRDAS encoded by the exons ATGGGGTTTCTCTTTGGTTTGTTCATAGGAATCGCAGTTTCTATCGGTTTGGTCGTTTCATTTGCACGCTATTCTAATGTCAGATCCATTCGTCGAGCAGAATTG GCGAGAACCATTGCTGCATTTGCAAGAATGACTGTTCAAGATTCAAGAAAACTTCTCCCTGGAGAATTTTACCCTTCTTGGGTTGTATTTTCACAGAGACAAAAG TTAAATTGGCTTAATCTTGAACTTGAAAAGATCTGGCCTTATGTAAACGAG GCAGCTTCTGAGCTGATTCGAAGCAGTGTGGAACCAGTTCTTGAACAGTATACACCAGCTATGATAGCATCTCTCAAGTTCTCTAAATTGACACTAGGAACTGTGGCTCCTCAGTTCACAG GAGTTTCCATCTTAGAAAATGAAAGTGGACCTAATGGAATTACAATGGAACTTGAAATGCAATGGGACGGTAATCCAAAAATCGTGTTGGATGTCAAAACTTTACTTGGTGTGGCTTTACCGATTGAG GTGAAAAATGTAGGATTCACGGGCGTTTTCAGGTTGATTTTCAAACCTCTTGTTGATGAGTTCCCTTGCTTTGGTGCACTTTCTTATTCACTGCGAGAGAAG AAAGGGCTTGATTTTACTCTTAAGGTTGTTGGTGGTGAGTTAACATCGATTCCAGGGATTTCAGATGCACTCGAA GAAACTATTCTTGACGCTATTGAAGATAGCATAACATGGCCCGTTAGGAAAATTATACCTATATTGCCTGGAGATTACAG TGATCTTGAGTTGAAACCAGTTGGAACATTGGACGTGAAGCTTGTGCAAGCAAAAGACTTATCTAACAAAGACTTGATTGGAAAATCTGATCCTTACGCTGTCGTATTCATTCGTCCATTGCCTAACAAAACTAAGAAGACCAAAACTATT AGTAACTCGTTGAATCCAATTTGGAATGAACATTTTGAGTTCGTTGTGGAAGATGTATCAACTCAACATTTGACAGTAAGAGTCTTTGACGACGAAGGAGTCGGGTCTTCTCAGCTTATAGGAGCTGCTCAAGTACCGTTAAATGAACTTGAGCCCGGGAAAGTAAAAGATATTTGGTTGAAGTTAGTCAAGGATTTAGTGGTCCAAAGGGATACAAAAAATCGTGGTCAG GTGCAACTGGAGCTCCTATACTGTCCCTTAGGCAAAGAAAGCGGATTCAAGAACCCGTTTAACCCGAACTACTCGTTGACCATTTTAGAGAAGGTACTTAAACCGGAAAGCGAGGATTCTGATGCTACGGATGTGAAAAGCTCGCAGAGCCCTAAAAAAACAGATGTGATTGTGAGAGGAGTGCTGTCTGTGACAGTGGTGGCTGCTGAAGACTTACCAGCTGTAGATTTTATGGGAAAGGCAGATCCATTTGTAGTTATCACGTTGAAAAAATCGGAAGCAAAATCCAAGACTAGGGTTGTACCGGATAGCTTGAATCCGGTTTGGAACCAGACGTTTGATTTTGTGGTGGAAGATGCTTTACATGATCTCTTGATTCTTGAAGTATGGGACCATGACAAATTTGGCAAG GATAAAATAGGGAGAGTGATAATGACGTTGACACGAGTGATGTTAGAAGGAGAGTTTCAAGAGTGGTATGCGTTAGACGGAGCTAAATCAGGGAAGCTTTGTATCCATCTCAAGTGGACTCCAAGGCTTAAGCTCAGAGACGCATCTTGA